Proteins from one Rosa chinensis cultivar Old Blush chromosome 7, RchiOBHm-V2, whole genome shotgun sequence genomic window:
- the LOC112175774 gene encoding uncharacterized protein LOC112175774 isoform X1 — MGGPCDICGGYTDRGNAFENLIVTCCKCRIAREHLYCMRAKISYCNWDKWACESCTKEEGTLCSKSSIKGDPVPLSADIADYDGRHFASPSKNSGWQAHSSRQKAVKSGKVRYITHEEVQQLANTKSTSPQKTSIVVKTVASKPPLSRVNAPPDVTWPKHSRPPNRQSISISEKGSPFSISQTVTRPRRGRPPKKQSISISEKGSPFSSSQTVMRPRCGRPRKMLSISKINHQASQIIKHSQENWSPGTHTKGHVIKEKPMDGSVLSRGAETSSRKIMKEPNTLSCTPSPSPSPSRHSSLNMSSGGETSAAEHNHTDGEERNLLNIFSSLHLYHASLPALHATWKGGFFIFDADTPAQFIGGFQAQLPCKVRRRAYDLSQKMPAVLRATLLPRLHLWDDPFQNECPELKDVALYFFPDDNIASSRETYASLFEVMDTKSSVLRIYFDGVDAAELLIYTSKQLRLDLLDTVTCPKTQNFLWGIFRSGSNCQADIDDSATIADMEVDMVGGKMVGSVDVVVSKDSSTPCRMSEQPRMTAVQQLLCITKQEHSSYQNRMRLLDTAIKQLLGVKSEEPKDSDTSASSAAMETTIALQQAMLEKDNDEMVGTSSTTDHADNQS, encoded by the exons ATG GGCGGACCCTGTGATATATGTGGTGGATATACTGATCGTGGTAATGCTTTTGAAAATCTGATTGTAACTTGCTGTAAATGCAGAATAGCTCGTGAACATCT TTATTGCATGCGGGCTAAAATTTCCTATTGTAATTGGGATAAATGGGCTTGCGAATCATGCACTAAGGAAGAAGGGACGCTTTGTTCGAAATCTAGTATTAAGGGAGATCCAGTACCATTGTCAGCTGATATAGCCGACTATGATGGCAGACATTTCGCAAGCCCCAGCAAAAATTCAGGGTGGCAAGCTCACTCTAGCAGGCAAAAGGCTGTCAAGAGTGGAAAAGTAAGGTACATTACACATGAAGAAGTCCAACAGCTAGCTAATACAAAATCAACATCACCCCAAAAGACTTCTATTGTGGTCAAAACTGTTGCATCAAAGCCCCCCTTATCCAGGGTTAACGCACCTCCAGATGTGACGTGGCCTAAACATAGCAGACCCCCTAACAGGCAAAGCATCTCCATTTCAGAAAAGGGCAGCCCCTTCTCCATTTCACAAACCGTGACGCGTCCTAGACGTGGCAGGCCTCCTAAAAAGCAAAGCATCTCGATTTCAGAAAAGGGCAGTCCCTTCTCCAGTTCACAAACCGTGATGCGTCCTAGATGTGGCAGGCCCCGCAAGATGCTTAGCATCTCCAAGATTAATCATCAAGCATCTCAAATTATAAAACATTCACAAG AAAATTGGTCTCCTGGAACACATACAAAAGGGCACGTTATCAAGGAAAAACCAATGGATGGATCAGTACTTTCTCGGGGAGCTGAAACTTCTAGTAGGAAGATAATGAAGGAACCGAACACACTATCATGcacaccatcaccatcaccatcaccatcaagGCATTCATCACTAAATATGAGTTCAG GTGGTGAGACATCTGCTGCTGAACATAATCATACAGATGGTGAAGAAAGAAACCTCCTCAACATATTCTCTAGTCTCCATTTATATCACGCGTCTCTTCCTGCTCTGCATGCTACCTGGAA GGGAGGCTTCTTCATCTTTGATGCAGACACACCTGCTCAATTCATTGGTGGGTTCCAGGCACAACTTCCCTGTAAGGTTCGTCGTAGAGCCTATGACTTATCACAAAAAATGCCTGCTGTTCTTCGAGCTACTTTGCTTCCTCGATTGCATCTTTGGGATGATCCGTTCCAAAATGAATGTCCTGAACTTAAAGATGTTGCACTGTACTTCTTCCCTGATGATAACATTGCCAG CTCAAGAGAGACTTATGCTTCGCTGTTTGAGGTCATGGATACCAAAAGTTCAGTCTTGAGAATTTACTTTGATGGAGTGGACGCTGCGGAGTTGCTTATATATACATCTAAACAGCTGCGTTTAGACTTGCTGG ACACTGTTACATGTCCAAAGACACAAAATTTCTTATGGGGAATCTTTCGTTCTGGAAGTAATTGTCAAGCTGACATAGATGACAGCGCAACTATTGCAGATATGGAAGTTGACATGGTTGGTGGAAAGATGGTGGGAAGTGTTGATGTAGTTGTTTCGAAAGATTCATCCACCCCTTGCAGAATGTCTGAGCAGCCTAGAATGACTGCTGTGCAACAACTTTTGTGTATTACAAAGCAGGAGCATTCTTCTTACCAAAACAGAATGAGGCTTCTAGATACTGCTATTAAACAATTGTTGGGAGTTAAATCAGAAGAGCCGAAGGACTCTGATACTTCTGCATCATCAG CGGCAATGGAGACCACAATTGCATTGCAGCAAGCGATGTTGGAGAAAGACAATGACGAAATGGTAGGGACTTCTTCAACTACCGATCATGCAGATAATCAGAGTTAA
- the LOC112175774 gene encoding uncharacterized protein LOC112175774 isoform X2 encodes MGGPCDICGGYTDRGNAFENLIVTCCKCRIAREHLYCMRAKISYCNWDKWACESCTKEEGTLCSKSSIKGDPVPLSADIADYDGRHFASPSKNSGWQAHSSRQKAVKSGKVRYITHEEVQQLANTKSTSPQKTSIVVKTVASKPPLSRVNAPPDVTWPKHSRPPNRQSISISEKGSPFSISQTVTRPRRGRPPKKQSISISEKGSPFSSSQTVMRPRCGRPRKMLSISKINHQASQIIKHSQENWSPGTHTKGHVIKEKPMDGSVLSRGAETSSRKIMKEPNTLSCTPSPSPSPSRHSSLNMSSGGETSAAEHNHTDGEERNLLNIFSSLHLYHASLPALHATWKGGFFIFDADTPAQFIGGFQAQLPCKVRRRAYDLSQKMPAVLRATLLPRLHLWDDPFQNECPELKDVALYFFPDDNIASSRETYASLFEVMDTKSSVLRIYFDGVDAAELLIYTSKQLRLDLLDTVTCPKTQNFLWGIFRSGSNCQADIDDSATIADMEVDMVGGKMVGSVDVVVSKDSSTPCRMSEQPRMTAVQQLLCITKQEHSSYQNRMRLLDTAIKQLLGVKSEEPKDSDTSASSAMETTIALQQAMLEKDNDEMVGTSSTTDHADNQS; translated from the exons ATG GGCGGACCCTGTGATATATGTGGTGGATATACTGATCGTGGTAATGCTTTTGAAAATCTGATTGTAACTTGCTGTAAATGCAGAATAGCTCGTGAACATCT TTATTGCATGCGGGCTAAAATTTCCTATTGTAATTGGGATAAATGGGCTTGCGAATCATGCACTAAGGAAGAAGGGACGCTTTGTTCGAAATCTAGTATTAAGGGAGATCCAGTACCATTGTCAGCTGATATAGCCGACTATGATGGCAGACATTTCGCAAGCCCCAGCAAAAATTCAGGGTGGCAAGCTCACTCTAGCAGGCAAAAGGCTGTCAAGAGTGGAAAAGTAAGGTACATTACACATGAAGAAGTCCAACAGCTAGCTAATACAAAATCAACATCACCCCAAAAGACTTCTATTGTGGTCAAAACTGTTGCATCAAAGCCCCCCTTATCCAGGGTTAACGCACCTCCAGATGTGACGTGGCCTAAACATAGCAGACCCCCTAACAGGCAAAGCATCTCCATTTCAGAAAAGGGCAGCCCCTTCTCCATTTCACAAACCGTGACGCGTCCTAGACGTGGCAGGCCTCCTAAAAAGCAAAGCATCTCGATTTCAGAAAAGGGCAGTCCCTTCTCCAGTTCACAAACCGTGATGCGTCCTAGATGTGGCAGGCCCCGCAAGATGCTTAGCATCTCCAAGATTAATCATCAAGCATCTCAAATTATAAAACATTCACAAG AAAATTGGTCTCCTGGAACACATACAAAAGGGCACGTTATCAAGGAAAAACCAATGGATGGATCAGTACTTTCTCGGGGAGCTGAAACTTCTAGTAGGAAGATAATGAAGGAACCGAACACACTATCATGcacaccatcaccatcaccatcaccatcaagGCATTCATCACTAAATATGAGTTCAG GTGGTGAGACATCTGCTGCTGAACATAATCATACAGATGGTGAAGAAAGAAACCTCCTCAACATATTCTCTAGTCTCCATTTATATCACGCGTCTCTTCCTGCTCTGCATGCTACCTGGAA GGGAGGCTTCTTCATCTTTGATGCAGACACACCTGCTCAATTCATTGGTGGGTTCCAGGCACAACTTCCCTGTAAGGTTCGTCGTAGAGCCTATGACTTATCACAAAAAATGCCTGCTGTTCTTCGAGCTACTTTGCTTCCTCGATTGCATCTTTGGGATGATCCGTTCCAAAATGAATGTCCTGAACTTAAAGATGTTGCACTGTACTTCTTCCCTGATGATAACATTGCCAG CTCAAGAGAGACTTATGCTTCGCTGTTTGAGGTCATGGATACCAAAAGTTCAGTCTTGAGAATTTACTTTGATGGAGTGGACGCTGCGGAGTTGCTTATATATACATCTAAACAGCTGCGTTTAGACTTGCTGG ACACTGTTACATGTCCAAAGACACAAAATTTCTTATGGGGAATCTTTCGTTCTGGAAGTAATTGTCAAGCTGACATAGATGACAGCGCAACTATTGCAGATATGGAAGTTGACATGGTTGGTGGAAAGATGGTGGGAAGTGTTGATGTAGTTGTTTCGAAAGATTCATCCACCCCTTGCAGAATGTCTGAGCAGCCTAGAATGACTGCTGTGCAACAACTTTTGTGTATTACAAAGCAGGAGCATTCTTCTTACCAAAACAGAATGAGGCTTCTAGATACTGCTATTAAACAATTGTTGGGAGTTAAATCAGAAGAGCCGAAGGACTCTGATACTTCTGCATCATCAG CAATGGAGACCACAATTGCATTGCAGCAAGCGATGTTGGAGAAAGACAATGACGAAATGGTAGGGACTTCTTCAACTACCGATCATGCAGATAATCAGAGTTAA